One part of the Spirochaetota bacterium genome encodes these proteins:
- a CDS encoding glutaredoxin family protein, whose protein sequence is MIENIQFTYRDGKHDAGNVTVYALSTCGHCKRALNFLDSNSVKYRFVYVDLLPSDEKNKLKDYLVQKSNMYVAFPFLVIDDNTFFTGFIEEEWRRMLKLE, encoded by the coding sequence ATGATAGAAAATATACAATTTACATACCGTGATGGGAAACATGATGCAGGCAATGTTACAGTTTATGCGCTTTCAACATGTGGGCATTGCAAACGTGCATTGAATTTTCTTGATAGCAATTCGGTTAAATACCGCTTTGTCTATGTGGATTTATTGCCTTCAGATGAAAAAAATAAATTAAAGGATTATCTTGTTCAAAAATCTAATATGTATGTGGCATTTCCTTTTCTGGTTATTGATGACAACACATTTTTTACTGGCTTTATTGAAGAAGAATGGCGGCGTATGCTTAAATTGGAGTAA
- a CDS encoding ferredoxin-thioredoxin reductase catalytic domain-containing protein translates to MKREKTIEETMQFARMVAAKHGWVLHPDKEFLEILIEGLTTNYNRYGYYSCPCRDADGIREKDKDILCPCDYCPPDIKEYGHCYCGLYNDPEFIKNGGMPKSIPERRQYYFKK, encoded by the coding sequence ATGAAAAGAGAAAAAACAATTGAAGAAACAATGCAATTTGCCCGGATGGTAGCTGCAAAACATGGTTGGGTGTTACATCCTGACAAAGAATTTCTTGAAATACTCATTGAAGGGCTTACAACAAATTATAACCGTTATGGCTATTATTCTTGTCCATGCAGGGATGCAGATGGCATTCGTGAAAAGGATAAAGATATACTATGTCCGTGTGATTACTGTCCACCTGACATCAAAGAATATGGACACTGTTATTGTGGACTATATAATGATCCTGAATTTATTAAAAATGGTGGTATGCCGAAAAGCATACCCGAACGAAGACAATATTATTTTAAGAAATAA
- the thiC gene encoding phosphomethylpyrimidine synthase ThiC has protein sequence MTQLDYAKQGIITKEMQQAAEHEGISTDQLCDLIAKGWAVIPKNVKRTFNVRAIGKGLLTKVNANIGTSTDHADIEEEMKKLEAAIYYGSDSVMDLSTGGDLKTIRAMVLEHSTVMVGAVPIYQVAAELSAKEKSILDMSENQLFDAIEQQCEEGIDYITVHCGVTMASAKLASKQKRVMGIVSRGGSLLAAWMAHHKKENPLYEHFDKLCAIAHKYDVTLSLGDGLRPGAIADATDAAQIEELVILGQLVKRAREAGVQVIVEGPGHVPMDQITANIIAEKRICDNAPFYVLGPLTTDAAPGYDHIVGAIGGAIAALAGADFLCYVTPAEHLCLPTVEDVRLGVIGTRIAAHSADIAKGIPKAIQQDFEMSLYRKALDWEGMFSRAIDPDMARARRKKSEDYKEQVCTMCGKLCAIKTHNECELL, from the coding sequence ATGACACAATTAGATTATGCCAAACAGGGTATTATCACCAAGGAGATGCAGCAGGCAGCGGAACATGAAGGTATATCAACTGACCAGTTGTGTGATTTAATAGCAAAAGGGTGGGCGGTTATTCCTAAAAACGTGAAAAGGACATTTAATGTGCGTGCTATTGGGAAAGGTTTGCTTACCAAGGTAAATGCAAATATAGGGACATCAACTGACCATGCTGATATTGAAGAAGAAATGAAAAAGCTTGAAGCAGCTATTTATTATGGTTCTGACAGCGTGATGGATCTTTCAACAGGAGGTGATTTAAAGACAATTAGAGCAATGGTTCTGGAACATTCAACGGTAATGGTGGGTGCGGTGCCTATTTATCAGGTGGCAGCAGAGCTTTCGGCAAAGGAAAAATCAATTCTGGATATGTCAGAGAACCAGCTTTTTGATGCAATAGAACAGCAGTGTGAAGAAGGTATTGATTATATAACTGTTCATTGCGGTGTAACTATGGCAAGCGCTAAATTGGCATCAAAGCAAAAACGTGTTATGGGAATTGTGAGCCGTGGTGGGTCATTGCTTGCAGCATGGATGGCACATCACAAAAAAGAAAATCCATTGTATGAGCATTTTGATAAGTTATGTGCGATAGCTCATAAATATGATGTAACCTTAAGCTTAGGAGATGGCTTGCGTCCAGGTGCCATTGCTGATGCTACCGATGCAGCTCAGATAGAAGAACTGGTAATATTAGGCCAGCTGGTAAAGAGAGCACGTGAAGCTGGTGTGCAGGTCATTGTAGAAGGGCCAGGACATGTTCCTATGGACCAGATAACTGCAAACATCATTGCGGAAAAGCGTATTTGTGATAATGCGCCATTTTATGTACTTGGGCCATTAACCACTGATGCTGCTCCCGGGTATGACCATATCGTTGGAGCGATTGGAGGAGCTATCGCCGCGCTTGCTGGTGCTGACTTTTTGTGCTATGTGACACCTGCCGAGCATCTGTGCCTGCCAACGGTGGAAGATGTTAGGTTGGGTGTGATAGGCACTCGTATTGCTGCACATTCGGCTGATATTGCTAAGGGCATTCCAAAAGCAATACAACAGGATTTTGAAATGTCACTATACAGGAAAGCGCTTGATTGGGAAGGCATGTTCAGCAGAGCAATTGATCCCGATATGGCACGCGCACGCAGGAAAAAAAGTGAAGATTATAAAGAACAGGTATGCACTATGTGTGGAAAGCTGTGTGCAATCAAAACACATAATGAATGTGAATTATTATAA
- the thiM gene encoding hydroxyethylthiazole kinase, which translates to MATGKDARIILEKVRSQKPLIHNITNFVVMNYTANALLACGASPVMAHAYNEVQEMTGIANALVLNIGTLDNEWIHSMVIAAGTANKKGIPVILDPVGAGATTLRTQAALKILNTGAISVIRGNASEVLALSDTNTQTKGVDALHVVDDAIEVATTLATTNSAIVAITGPTDIVTDGKQIVKVHNGHKLLSMVTGTGCTATALIGAFCAVENDYLKATACALAYFGIAGELAAKKATAPGSFMIKLLDELYAMTSSELEQYAKIENV; encoded by the coding sequence ATGGCAACAGGAAAAGATGCACGCATTATACTTGAAAAAGTACGATCACAAAAACCACTAATCCATAATATCACTAATTTTGTAGTAATGAACTACACTGCAAATGCACTGCTTGCCTGTGGTGCTTCGCCGGTGATGGCACATGCATATAATGAAGTGCAGGAAATGACTGGTATAGCAAATGCACTGGTTCTTAATATTGGTACGCTTGATAACGAATGGATCCATTCAATGGTAATTGCGGCAGGCACCGCAAACAAAAAAGGCATACCGGTAATACTGGATCCTGTTGGTGCAGGTGCAACTACGTTACGAACCCAGGCAGCATTAAAAATATTAAACACAGGTGCTATATCAGTCATTCGTGGGAATGCATCAGAAGTGCTGGCACTATCTGATACTAATACTCAGACAAAAGGTGTTGATGCTTTACATGTAGTTGATGATGCAATTGAAGTAGCAACTACTTTAGCTACCACAAATTCAGCGATAGTTGCTATCACAGGGCCAACAGATATTGTCACTGATGGTAAACAGATAGTAAAAGTGCATAATGGGCACAAACTTTTAAGTATGGTTACTGGTACAGGTTGTACAGCAACAGCCTTAATAGGTGCATTCTGTGCAGTTGAAAACGATTACCTTAAAGCAACAGCCTGTGCATTAGCGTATTTTGGTATTGCAGGGGAGTTAGCAGCCAAAAAAGCAACTGCCCCAGGAAGCTTTATGATAAAACTACTTGATGAGTTATATGCAATGACTTCATCAGAGCT